The DNA sequence TACCTCAAGTTAGTGTGGCAGAgcatttttttaagaattttagaGAGACTTTTAAAAAAACAGTACAAGGTGTAAAATCAGCAACTGACttgaaacataaataaatatagttTAAATTCTGTAGATGGACAAAAAGATATGATATCATTAGACTACAGAAATAGTGATCAGACATTAGCAACAGTCACAACTTTCAAGTATCTAGGAGTATCTGTCTTGAGAGAATTTAAGGTGAAATGACCACATGTATATATAACAAAGGGGAGGGAGGTGCCAGACTCAGATTTACTGGATGGACCTTATTCAGGTGCAATGCATGGATAAAATATGTTTCTCGAATACTGTTCGTTGGTCTGGGACTGTTAAAAATTTGGATTAAtggaagaaattaaaaacaaaaaagctgGGCAATATATCATGGATTTGATTAGTCAGTATGATAGTGGTAAAGACATGCTGAACAAACACTAGAGAGCGAGAGATGCAAGAAGAAAGTTTTTGTGAAGGGTCTTACTACCAAAATTCCAAGAGTCCATATTCCAAACTGAGTtaagaaacatattacttcctctaacACACATCTCGCATAATGACCACAACGCTAAAATTAGGGACATTCAGGTTCTTACATAGGGTTACCAAGGGTTTTCTTCCAGTGTACCATCTGCAAAAGGAATAGAGATAAGGGGTGGGGAAATGATACTGGTACTCTACATACGCCTTACTGTGGTTTTCCCACTACATATTTACATGTAGGTGTTAATCTCCTACATTCTTAGGGAAGACCTTGGCCCACACCATATGATAATTACTACAATTAGAGCCAGGAATGATGGCGGTAGAGTTTATGCTTTTCTGTACACCTGACATCTCTCATCTTTAAACAGACGATGAGTGTTTAGTAGTTTTCTGAGTGCTCTGATATGTAAGTCTAGGCCAGCATTAAAAGTGATTGTAATAAattatttggtgaatttttatttcatttgatgcAGGTTGTCATGGTTGATGGTGGTGCTAAGCAAAAAATTCTCCATAAACAAATGAGGGGTATAATTTATAGGATACACATTTTCTTCTAGCCCCAAGCAGAAAACGGAGGACCTATCACAGGTGTTGCCGGGTCTCAGGAATGCACTGAAGAATGAAGTGGCATCAGCTTGAGAAAATCCATTGCAGTGAATTTAATTTATCtgtccagaaagcaaattagtgttcctcACTCATGCTGAATTGCtgaattttgtaatgtttcataatCCTCATGCAAAAGTTTATGAAATTAATTGCACTGCACACGAACATAGACATAAAGTTTTATGTTTGCCACCATATCATTGCCAGTGGAATCCGACAGAACTCATACAGGGGCAAGTGAAAGGGTATGTTGCAGAATGAAACACAACatttaaaattggtgacacagaAAGGCTTTTGCATGAATCTCTAGACAGCAAAACCCCTTCAGCATGGGATGAATGTGTTTGGCATGCAGAATGACATggagagaaaaattttaatttacaatgTGCTTGATCCTATTGTCATCACTCTAAGACAACGTAAATCAGACACCAACATTGACTGCAGAGATATAGATGATGACAACTGCAGTGGCTGAAAGCAATGGAAAGTAAGGAACACAAACAATATTTATGCTGTCTTCTTTGTTTTTATGGCTCTTCCACAGCTGCAGTTTTACTATAATACTAAGACATATTCTATCTCcagcaactgtaataaaagtcttatttagaACAGATGCATTTGGTTCCTACATTGCCAAGCCACTTGATTTCTGTCATAGTTTTGTCCATCGTTGCTGTGGGAATATCACATTCAACATTTGTGTTAAATAACCTATATTTTAGCAattaattgctgtttgtgtatgacagacacacacacacaaagacgttTGATTTTTCAGCACACAGCATTTCACTGACTTACAATATACTCagtttttatgtttttgtgagTCCATAATTCACTTTTGTGTACTTCGTCAATTATGCTCTGGTCAAAGtactttaaaataaagtaaaacatgtcttgtctaaataatatttttattaaagtCACGAAagacagaatatcttccagtattacatataatatttttgtaatatttaaattaTTCCCTTGAGAATGTTATGCAACAtagcaacatgtaatgtgtggcaGACTGTGTCTAAGTTGGCAGTAGTACACATTGCACATGACCAGCACAGCAATTGTAAAGCACAGAAGATAATCAGACAGTTCATAAGAAGCCAGGTGATGATGAAACATGGAGTCCAGTGCGGTAGCCATCTGTCCATACACATAAGCATTCATACTTTCATGTACGCAGATGCCCACGGTGAAGCACAAAATGCAACTTGCTGCACCAGCCAACATTGTGTATTTTATTCCTTTTGTTCCAATCGTATCGTAGTGGTAGTTATGTGGTGGTGGGGGCTTAACTTTCTCCACTGCCTGCTACCCCCTAATGACAAGCTTATGAAGTGTTTGGTGCCTGCGCCTGTCGTTCGCAACTGGAAACACTGCAGTCACCCCCTGTGCCTTTACATTGTGTGGACCTGCATGGCCTGCCTTCGTTCATGGATTCAATTATAATCAAGGCTGCTTAGTGACAATGACATGACATCTGAGTAGAACTGTCTGTGCTAATGACCATGTGACACACATCACCAGTATCTTCCTTTCCTTATCTCTTTCTCTCACTATAGATCCTTCACCTCCccctgtactattttttctgcattTCCCCTTGTACCATTCTGTTTCCTAAATAAGTCTTATTTACTGTTTTTACGTCTATGAAGGTACATCGCAACTGACCACAGGAAGAGGCAATGAGCACGATATGGGTACCTGGAACATATGATACTTACTGGGCTTTTGAAAAGGGAGAAAGGTAAGGGTGTAATATTTCATCAGCGACTGATGATgaagtcattcattcattcacatacccccctcccccccccccctatgacccccacccacacacacacaaaatatttttaaaaaacctttCAAAAAAAGTACTGATTTACAAATAATCTTACCATATAGGCACTATCATCTGCATACAGTTCAGCATGTGATAGTACAGTTGAGCTACTGCGTGATTCATCATCTTCTATCATCTCTTCACCATCAATGTCTGTATAATCTTCAGTTGTGGGATCATAACCTGGCATGATATGGGCAGACTGTACATAAGAAGTAGAAACAGATATacatggtggtggtggaggaggaggaggaggaggaggaggtggtggtggaggcGATGAAATAGAAGGAGGGGGAGGTGTCGGTGGCAATGGTGGTGGTGCAGATGCTGGGGGTGGTGGTGAtgctgggggtggtggtggtggtggggatggtggtggtggcgatggtggaggaggaggagaagtaggtggtgggggtggaggaggtggtgggggagggggagggggaggaggagggggagggggaccagCAATAATATATGGGAGCTCTGGATGATCAACTCCAGGTGGTAAAGGCTGAACCCTACCATCTCCTTTCATCACATCTGTTCGATGATCAGGTACTGATGACTGCACAGCAGTGGATGAATTCTCTGCAGGAAGTGGTGCTTGGGTATGTGAAACATGGAGTGGAGCAGAATCTGACAACTTATCACCGTCATCTGAAATGCCAtctgcaaataaatacaaaaagaaataaagTTGTAGCTGAATTATTCTCTCAGTACTACAATAAATGGTAAATTAATAAGCATAATACTGACTTTATGCTGCTCTGAAGCGTTATCACTCTagtgaaataataaaaaagcataCAAAAATTTATATTAGGAATACTAGCATAATGGAACAACAATACTTAAAAAAACACATGCACACAATACAATTCAGAAAAGCAATGAATTCATAGGAAACAAATTTAAAGTTGAACAGATCATCGAAAAAACCTACATTGCAAATATTACTGACATAATGGTTCATATATTACACATAGCATGTGACTGTGCCAGCTTCAATTTCCTTCTTTGTCACTCGAACTGCTCTCCAAACATTTCTTTTAAGTGTACAACGTTACAATAGAAGTGAACTTCTTGATTCATAGCATTAACAGGATAAGAAAATGAATCACCTTTCACTTGGCACAATGAACTCAATCTATCGTCTACCCCAAAGCCATCTTTACAGCAGAATCATAATCGTCtcagggaaataaaggaaaatctTTGCTAACTTATGCAGGGGAGGACACAGTAAAGGCGTTTGGACTAATTAACATGAATAAAGTCGCAAAACATCAGTAAGCTCTGATTAtgttttgaaataattatttatgaTGTTTATGAATAACAACATAACTGAAATACTGATGCATGGGAATAAACTAATTTACAGCTgcctttgaaaagtacataaattagCTTTCTTAGTAAGGGCTTTTAACTCAACTGTGAATCTTTATCAAGAGATCTTTTACAAACATTACCAACATAATGCAAAGAAATGCAGTAGATAATATACTAATCTACAGctttatgtacagggttattacaaatgattgaagcgatttcacagctctacaataactttattatttgagatattttcacaatgctttgcacacacatacaaaaactcaaaaaagtttttttaggcattcacaaatgttcgatatgtgcccctttagtgattcggcagacatcaagccgataatcaagttcctcccacactcggcgcagcatgtccccatcaatgagttcgaaagcatcgttgatgtgagctcgcagttctggcacgtttcttggtagaggaggtttaaacacaatctctcacataaccccacagaaagaaatcgcatggggttaagtcgggagagcgtggaggccatgacatgaattgctgatcatgatctccaccacgaccgatccatcagttttccaatctcctgtttaagaaaagccgaacatcattatggaagtgcggtggagcaccatcctgttgaaagatgaagtcggcgctgtcggtctccagttgtggcatgagccaattttccagcatgtccagatacacgtgtcctgtaacgtttttttcgcagaagaaaaagagggccgtaaactttaaaccgtgagattgcacaaaacacgttaccttttggtgaattgcgaatttgctgcacgaatgcgtgaggattctctaccgcctggattcgcacattgtgtctgttcacttcaccattaagaaaaaatgttgcttcatcactgaaaacaagtttcgcactgaacgcatcctcttccgtgagctgttgcaaccgcgccgaaaattcaaagcgtttgactttgttatcgggtgtcagggcttgtagcaattgtaaacggtaaggcttctgctttagccttttccgtaagattttccaaaccatcggctgtggtacgtttagctccctgcttgctttattcgtcgacttccgcgggctacgcgtgaaacttgcctgcacgcgttcaacagtttcttcgctcactgcaggccgacccgttgatttccccttacagaggcatccagaagctttaaactgcgcataccatcaccgaatggagttagcagttggtggatctttgttgaactttgtcctgaagtgtcgtcgcactgttatgactgactgatgtgagtgcatttcaagcacgacatacgctttctcggctcctgtcgccattttgtctcactgcggtctcgagcgctctggcgacagaatcctgaagtgcggcttcagtcgaacaaaactttatgagtttttctacgtatctgtagtgtctcgtgaccatatgtcaatgaatggagctacggtgaatttatgaaatcgcttcaatcatttgtaatagccctgtatttacttTCAATcttgttttcagtttttatgttgctTGTGTGTAATAAAATACATCACTCAATATCAGCACTTAGGATAGGAAAATGAAACCAAATTTCAGTGACAATTTAAAGCCATTTTCAGCACTATTAACATGAAATCTTTAACAGTATGTACCTAATGACTGACACAAGGAACATAAAGCTGTAAATAATAGCAAAATCACACAGTTTTCTTCTCAAGAGAGAACAATGTATTACCTTTATGATGTTCATATGTTTGTTTGGACACAGATGCACGCTGAGAGAGTTGCTTCTTCTTCTGATCACATCCTTTATGAGAAGAGTCTGgtcgtttattatttttattttcttgagtTGAACATGGTAAACCAGGCTGCTCCACTAGTTCCTCACTGGCATCCATTGAATCGTCTTCCACTGCGCCACTATCACCCAAATAAGGATATTCCCACTGAACTTCACCAGTCTCTGAATTGTAATAATAATATCTCTTCCATCCCCTAGATGCACCAGATGAGCGCagcaaaaaggaaagaaacaaacaaagaaagaaatgatACAACTGAAATAACATTCAAATATTTGAGAATGATTTTAATAAAATCACTACAGTTATGAAGCACCATACATTATTACACTAGACATATTATCAGCTTTCAGAAATTAGGGGCATTACACTGATTCATTCCATTACTCTTACAGTAATTCTGTGTGGCAGCACAAATCATACATGTGCTTTTAAAATAACACaataatgatcataataataaaacattttcataacatatttttttctgtaacaaaagTTAATTCCACTTCCTACATTTAAGATACAAGAGGATAACAAATATAGTTTTACAGAATTGGAATTGATTACTCATAAATCATTGTGGTATACACTGCTCATTATTTGAAGATCAATGGTTGAACATTTGTTGCAAGTAAAGGTAAATAATAAGTGGTTGCTGGAGCACATACAACAGCAACAGAACTATCAACTTTTATCAGACATTTTAGTTTAAAACTGACAAAACTgcatcaaaattcattcacatatcATTTAGGTACACCAGTACCTAAGTGATGTTAATAATTTCCATGAAAAGCTTTTTATATGACAGTATCTAATAGCATAGTCACTTAAAATTTAAATAGTCTACctgcacaaaaataataaaactgttGCTTCATGTCACTTCATTACATATTGTCTGGAGTTTAAAGGGgagagaaattatttcataaactcaTCAACACCATAATTATCTGCCAACAATAGACAATGAACAAACAAAATGCTGGCATATTTGTAGAACAGCAGATTTGTGGTGAATGTTAGTTTCGAAACCCTTATTGATAatactgtttaatttatttattgcttcACCCTCGTGACTGATAGCTTTTAATTGTATATCAGTCTACAGATGTTGGAAGACAATAAATAATCAGCCACAGGAATGAATTTCCAGAATTATTATtacatgatgttatttcagttgttGCGTGTCAGAATATAGTTTTAAATAAGTTTTCATGTCCACAAAATTATCTCACTAACAACCCAGAATATTTGGCATACCTCTTTGGCAGAGAGTTTTGAAACATATTACTTTCTTCTCGGCATGCATCGTAGGGTGTTCTTCCATTATTATTAAATACTGAGAGTTGTACAATAATAGTGATTCAATTGACACTCGATGTACTTAAAAAtcatttaacaaatttttcttctttcttttcctgctcATAACTGCTTCACCCAAAACGTATGATGACCACTGTTACATTTACCTTTTGGCACACGGTTTAAGTTTTTGATTTAGTTCCTCTAATGATATATGAAGTGTATCAGCAAAATGGTGGTCCATTGGCAATGAAATGTATATCTTGAGGTTGTGTGTCATGATAGTAAAAACTACAACATCCCTTTGATTTTTTCACTTTTATTCTACTCAATGTTCCTTCTCATCAGAcctcaaagtgaaattcagtatgtCAGCAGTCTCAGActcattacaattaaatatttttttatatcaatatcttcatctacatacataatctgcaagccactgtatggtgcagggtggagggtaccttgtactactactagtcatttcctttcctcctccactagcaaatggagtgagggaagaatgactgtctatatgcctccgtatgaaccttAACTTCTCTTGTATCTTCATGGCCCTTTTGTGAAATAAacattggtgacagtagaatcattctgcagtcaacttcaaatacctgttgtctaatttttttcaatgttgtctaccctccagggattcccatttccacAATATTCACATGTTAATCAAACCTACTGGTCACAAATCTAGTAGCCTGCCTCTGATATGCTTCGATGTTTCCCTTTAATCTGACCTTGTGGAGATTCCAAATActtgagcattactcaagaatgggttgtactAGTGTGCTATATGGAGTCTCcgttacagacgaaccacacttccctaaaatactcccaataaactTAAGTcaaccattcatcttccctaccgCTGTCCTTgtgtgccattccttttcatattgctttgcaatattatatctaattatttaatCGATGTGAATGTGTCAAACAGCatactattaatgctgtattttgAACATTTGAGGATTGTTTTTCCAACTTGTACCCATTAACCTAATTTGtatacatttacagcaagctgtcattcaacataaaaattagaaattttgtctaagacatcttgtatcctcctggaGTTACTCAATGATGACATCATCTTGGAACCCACAGCACTAcaccaaacagccacagattgctcctcaccctgtccatcacatcattaatgtatatagaaaataagagcagtcttTTCACaattctctggggcactcctgatgatacccctgtctttgatgaacactcctCAACAatggcaacatactgggttctacaatGACGGgacaaaaaattgcaacaccaaggaggagttgtgtgacataaacaaaagcTGGTAGGTATggttccacatctgaaagatgacgtctattcaaatttcgcacctgtcacataagagtggtgctagtagtggCAGTAGGAGgaggcaaatcaggtttgctttaaatacatgttgtAACAGTCATGAGCATTAGTTTCCCTTGAGATgagacgtgatgagttgatgttagccaaaaaTGCCTCTAAGGTGACAAAGATGTcgtcatcaacacctcactgagtttgaatgaggtcatgtaatagcactatgagaagctggatgttccttctaagatactgcagaaaggcttggaaggaatgtagccactgtacatgattgttggcaacGGTAGTCATGGGAATGTATGGTCACAGGAAGACGGGGCTCCGGATGGcaatgtggcactacagagagggaagaccatcgtgtttggtgtgTGGCTTTGGCTCATTATATCCCAtctccagcagcaatttgagcagcagttggcatcacagtgatacaatgaactgttgcaactcagttacttcagggacagctctgagccagatgtcCTGTAGCATGCACTCCAATGACCtcgaaccaccgccatttgcaattcAGTCatatcaagtgagagctcattggagggcagggtggaggtctgttgcgtctTCTGATAAaggttggttctgcctcggtaccttGATGGTCATGttttggttaggaggccagttgagggcctgcgacCAACCTGTCTGAGAGCTAGACACACACCTATACCTCGAGTTATGGTCTGGACtgagatttcatatgacagcaggagcactcttgtggttattccAGGCACCCCGACTGCAAATTCGTATGTCAATCTCGTGACTCAACCTGTTgcactgccattcgtgaacagcatttcagcaggcgttttccaactggataatgctTGCCCATATCCCGTTGTTGAAATCCAACTTGCTCTGCAGAGTGTTGACATATTGCCttgacctgctcaatcaccagatctgtttccaattgagcacatatgggacatcatcatatgCAACTCCAGTGACATCtacaatcagcattaaccgtctGTGTATTGACAGAtcaattgcaacaggcatggagctccatcccacgaactgacatccagAACCTGTACGATACCAATGCATTCACATTTtcatgcttgcactcaacattctggcagttacattggttattaatgtaccaccatttccacacttgcaatagcttatctcgtgctaacctttgatcttgcaatgttaattgctttaatatgttacctagacaaatgtattcccaaaattttattactctacattaattattttttggtgttgcgattcttttcccatcagtgtattacataagaagtcttcagGCCACTAACAAATCTGTACCtgtattaacagtctgcagtgggggcaCATTTCCGGAAAACTAAACATATGGcttctgcctgttgtccttcatccattgtTCACAAGGTATCAGGCAGAGAACAGGACAAGCAgagttttgcatgagtgatgctttctaaatccatactgATTTGTGTACAGAAGCTTCTCTACCTCATGGAAATTTATTGTATGTGAACTGAGAacacgttcaagaattctgcagctatcgaatgttaaggatattgatctgtaattttgtgggtccgttcctgtatccttcttatatacaagagtcaatCACACTTTTTTCCAGTGCCTTGGTCCTCTGGACTGGGCGAAAGATTTGCGAAAAATGTGAGCTAAGTAAGAGACTAATGTTGTAGAGTACACTCTACAAAACGAAGTATGTATtctatctggacctggtgatttatttgttttctactctttcatttgctgctctatgccatGTTTTACCATTACTATAGCCTTCACATGGGTGTCTGTGTGATGGTGTGTGTATGTATGAccctcttgcatgaatgatttcttaaatgcaaaatttaaaacttcaacattccaattttctgtattctATTGCTACAGAGAACTGGTCAACAACTGCTTGGACATAAGCCTTCAACCCGCTAGCAATTTTATAAAAGACTAGAATCTTCTCTGTTTattggcaagatcttttgctaaggtatggtgGTGGTAGTTGCACGTTTCATACATCGATCTCTTCACAGAAGCACAAATTTCTGCTAACTGTTCCCTGTCATCATTTGTGTGATCTTTTTCTAACCGAGAATGCAACAGTCTCTTCAACCTCAGCATTTCCTGAATATTGTTACTAAAGCACAGCCATGAATGGcttagaaacccccccccccccaacccccttttcatttttttccaaagtGCCCCTCTTTGTGATATATAACTAACTTCAATATTGTAAACTACAATCTGTTGCAGGTGAATTGAATTTCAGTAGTCCATTTTCTTCTCTGCATGCCCAAATGGAAATTAAATACCACTTTTAATCTTTTAATAGGGACACCACTTCATCATTGCCTGGAATGTGTTAAAAAGAATGACAAAAAATCATGtctaatttttttcataaatagATTATGATTACAATTGGCACTGTAATTCTTTTACTGGTGAAACTCTGTATTTACATTCTAGGCAAACTTCTGTgatcacagaaaggttcaaaacgctctaagcactatgggacttaacatatgaagtcatcagtcctctagacttagaactacttaaacctaactaacctaaggacatctcacacatccaggcctgaggcaggattcgaacctgtgactgtagcagcaatgcggttccggactgaagcgcctacaatcgctcggccacagcggccggctcacagaAAGGGCTACAGACAGTTTCAGTAATTTTTCATAGATCATTTTCATCACCATTAACATAATTGTGACCTTCGAGATAGTTGTCATTTCTTAGGTTCAACTTCAATATCTTTGATGGAGTAATAAAGCAAATCCTAATTTTCCACATCAAGTTACTAAGTGGATAAAAAAACATGACATGTCACATTTCAATCACAAATGACATAATAAGTGATAAGCACACAAGGACTTATTTAAGACCATCTGTAAAAGACTACATGTTTGATAATTAAATTGCATTCAGAGGTACATACTGGGCAACACAAAACTGctccagaaaatatttataagactgatGCAGAACTGACCCTCCTAATGAACAAAGAAAATGCTGAAAACCATAATTTTGTAGCACCAATTTTCTGCTGTTACACCTGCACATGTTCACCTCCTGCATGCTCTGTCCCTAGTAATTTGCAGTGTCATTATATTTGAGTGAGAGAGGGATGCAGATGTGTTTTGTGAACAGCTGAATGTAACACAAAATAGTGTTCACTATAAAACAGTGCACGTTCCTTGTCAAGTGATATGTGAAGTACAATTTGTGGAAAACGTATGTGGAACTATTCGAATCAACTTTGAACTGGAAATATTCAGGCAAAACCTCTAGCAAAGTCAGCAATGCAAAACTTAATGGTAAAATAGTGCAAAACAGGCTCTGTGGCAAATAAAATGCGTAAATatctgaaaagagtatgaatagcagaaaaaattgttcaagcagttttattttgcccatccTTTATATAAATTACCATATAATTGAATTTTGGTGCAGTTTTCTCTCTACCAACATAATATATTTCCTCAGACTATAGCTGGAACATATAAAAAGGCAAAGACAGTTTTCTGCAGAGGAAATCAAAATTTTCATATCAAAAGCT is a window from the Schistocerca americana isolate TAMUIC-IGC-003095 chromosome X, iqSchAmer2.1, whole genome shotgun sequence genome containing:
- the LOC124556144 gene encoding flocculation protein FLO11-like; protein product: MDASEELVEQPGLPCSTQENKNNKRPDSSHKGCDQKKKQLSQRASVSKQTYEHHKDGISDDGDKLSDSAPLHVSHTQAPLPAENSSTAVQSSVPDHRTDVMKGDASPPPPASAPPPLPPTPPPPSISSPPPPPPPPPPPPPPPPCISVSTSYVQSAHIMPGYDPTTEDYTDIDGEEMIEDDESRSSSTVLSHAELYADDSAYMHGVGLPLICPLNAVVEYGPMPYVADPVVPAAHVIEKPPEKTSLHAEIDSFYSDLASLEQTAVTASSEKHQMGEHTGAASETEKESMIAPATIELSSSANSNVGGLTGSTAYQKVSAHIEGKTSEAPVGEVRKKKKPKLAPGLSLKKKDVSSLVAKWQKLQEEVRRDYKKLGDELKDK